TTAACGTTTGAATTATACTAAAATTGTCAAAACAACTCAAATGAAGGAAGTGACGTAGTGAATTGGTTAATAAGAAATTATACAAATAACTTTGTATTTATATTTCAAATTATATCAATGTACTTGTCCTTCTTTTTTTATTTAATCAAGTAAGAAAGAATGGTGTAAAATCAATGAACATTGGAAATTACAATATAAAAGTTAAGACTGAAAAGCAGTGGAGAAGTTTAGTGACTTTGTTAGAAAAAATAGACCCTGAAATAAAATGGGGTGGACGCTTGCGCCCAACAGAATTGTGTAACTTTGATATGTTTGAAGAGAATACTATTTTCATTCTTAAAGACAAATTTCTCACGTACGGAGATACAGAAGATCTAAGTATTATTTCAGAATTAGATTATACAGATTTTGTTGCTTTAATAAACATAATGAAAGAATAGAGGGAATAGCATGAAAGCATATTCTGTTGAAGTAATTAGCGATCCTGATTATGGACAAGAAATAATATGGGCTGAAAATACTAAAGAAGCAAGGAAAAAGGCTAGATGTACTGAAATGGCAGGTAATGCAGATGGATTTCTTGATTTAAGGGTAACACGATCTTCAGGCTTTGATGATTGCGAGAATATGAATGCAGATGATTTTGCATGGAAACAGCATCAAGAAGGTTGGATATGGTTTGAGATTCCGCAATTGAATAATGAGGACTTAACTAAAGAAGAATTTATTAAATTAGTAAAGGAGATATAAAATGACAACAGAATATAAAAAAGGCGATAAGGTAGTAATTTCAGTGCCAGAAATAGGCCATAATACGTTGGGAAAACAGGTATTGATATTTGATGAAGATAGTTTTTTAGAAGTTCCCATAAATGATAAACATTTTTTAGGCAAGCTAGAAGACTTTAAACCAGCGGAAGAAAAAATCAAGTTTACGCCTGAAGAAAAGAAAGAATTTGATCATTTAAAATCATTGGGTCGCACTTTGTTTGACGCTCTTAACCGTATAAGAAGCACAGAAATAAGTCGTTTCTTCCCCTATTTAGACAACAAACTTTTTAATAAAGAAACGGGATTTAGTAATCAATTTGAATTTGCTAGAGCATGGGAGAATCCAGAATTGATAGAGCTTATTGAACCAAGACATGCAGTAAAAGTTGCTAATATGTGGTTATGGAAAGTTGAGAATGATTATCGTTTAATAGAAAAATTTAGCTTATTTAATGAAAACTGTCATTTTACCAAAAAAGAGATTGAAGAAATTGCAAAATTACCTAAATTCAAATATATAGAATTAGTAGGTGCATGGGAGGAAAGTAAATGGTGAAATATGAAAAACATTTATATAAAGTGGATGATAGAGTAGTAATTAAATTAGACAATACTGCTAAGAATCGTTTGAATAAAGGTAGGGATAACATAACAATAATTAATGAACAAGTTTTAGGCAAGCTAGAAAATTTTCAGCCGGCAGAAGAAAAGATTAAAATGACGGTGGAAGAAGCAAAAGAGTTTGAAGAATTAAAATCTAGAATATCAAGTGCAAGAATTTATATGGTGTTATTTTCCATAATTAATAATTGCACACAATTTCCAGCCCTGTATAAATTTCAAGCTAATGATATAAATCAATTTAATCTGGCTAAAGCATGGGTTAATCCATCACTCATTGAGGTTAGTGAACCTGAAAAGTATGAGATTAAAATAGGACGTCAGTATTTGCAATTGAATAAGTCAAATGTGTTTTTATTAGCAAGTGAACTTGGCATTGTTAGTCTTCGAACAGAATTAACCCTTGATGAAGTAAAAGAAGCAGAAAAGCAACTAGGCATTCAAGGCTTGCAAGCCAAGTGGCACGAAGCTGCAAAGGAGGAAACAAAATGAAGTTTGTATACACATACAAATAAAAAAGTTTATTGGAGATAAAAATTATGCAAATGACGCAAAGAAAACTAGATAAAATGTTGATTTTATAAATAATATGAATAGAAAGAAGGAATCATATGACAATATTTGCATTAATACTATTAACATTATTAATAGTAATGAATATCATGGGAGATTTTAGTGCATTTAAAACTGATGATGAAAACAAAGCAAAGTTAGAAAAAACGCTACACGATGTAGAATATAAAAATGAAACCAGAATTTCCTTATTTTGGGGTTTAATATTATATTCTGTCACACTATTTATAGTTGGATTAAGAGTAAATAGTATTATAGGAATTTTACTATGTTTGTTAATTTTCGGTGTTGAATGTGCTGAATACTTTTATAGGATTTCAAAACTGACTATCTTAGAAACTAAAGAAAAGGTAATTGAATATGCTATAAGTGAGTATAGAAATATTGTTTTTATTACGGTTGAGTTAATTGAACTTGCAGTATTTATATATCTGTTTATCGTATTGCTAAGTAACCTCTAAATTTTACTAGGAAGTGAACATAATGATAGAAACGAGATTTGTATTACTAATTGCTGTTGCGGCATTATCAATAGCATTAGTTGGACTTGGAATAGCAATAAGCATAAAAAGAAAAGACAAGTTTTCAAGAGATAAGACTAAGATCAAGAAATACTTTAGGGAACAAGGTATAGATACTAAATTCGATGATGAAAATTACTGTTTACGAATATACAAAGATAAAACAAATATTTGCTTATTAAAATCAGATATAGTGACATTTCCAGTTTATGCTGAAAGAATTAATATAATATATTTTGCCGAATGTACACATGATAATTATCAATTTATTAGGAAATATAGACGAATAATTTATAGCTTGTTTGAGTCAAGTAACATATAAGACAAATGCACAAATTATATTAATAGGAATAGCGGAGGAATAAAAGATGAATAAAGTACAACATTTAGAAAAAGCTATGAAGGAAGCTAATATGGAACTACCCAGCAAGATTAGATTTGTGTTGACAATTAAGAATAAAAAGAGAGAAATTTACTTTGATAAATTTGAGACGAAAACCAAGGTTGAAAATGTCAAATTTAAGAATGTACAGCCACTATTTCTCGATGGTACTCATGGAGTTTGCTTGGAGCTAAAAGAATTTAGTGACTACCAGTCTTTAAATGAATATCTTGATTATCTTAGAAAAATATGGGGCTAATTCATTCAAGAATTGAGGAGGAACAGCGATGAAGTTTTACAATGACAAAGCTAAGTTTGGTTGGACTACAGAACGATCGGTCAATTCAGACTCTTATGGAACGTTAATTCTAGATTATGCTGAAAATTTAATGAACTTGATGGAAAAACATTTGTCCGAGAGTAAAAAGCTAGAAGATGTTTGGCGTGATGATATTTGGAACGCAAAGGGTGTTGAGCAACAGAGCGGTTACTCGCATTCGGTTGCACTAAACAGAGTTGTGAGGTACTGGTATTTAGGTGAAAAATTTGCAGAGCTTGCTAGTACAGAATTTAGTGAATTGGGATTAGAAGGAACAAGAAAATACTTCGAGAAAAGGCATTCGGAGGTAAGGGAAAATGCACAAAAGAGCTAGGAATCATAAGTTATTAGTAGATTTTCAATGTAGTAGAAATTTTACGTTGGGTCAGGTAGTTAGTGGTAAATGGAAAAAATATAATCCTGATTATGAGCCGCAAGGAAAGAGGATGAACTGATGGAAGAGTATAAATTTAGAGCTTGGAATAAAGAAGATAAAGAAATGATTAATGGGGTACAGAATTTTTTAAGTCTTAGATATTTCTTTCGTGATGAAAACATTATTGTTGAACAATTTACTGGCCTGAAAGACAAGAACGGCAAGGAAATCTATGAGGGAGATATTATAAAATACAAGAATTTTTCTGGTGAAATTCTATATCTAACTGTCAAATGGTCTCAAGAAGATGCTTGCTTCTACACAGGCGGAGTTCGTATTGACTATGTAATTCGTAAAGGCGAGGTTGTAGGCGATATACACAATAACTATGATTTGCTGGAGGTGTCGAAATGAGCGTTGAAGAATATTTTAGAGATGAATTAGGTACACAAGTTTTAGTAAGGATTAATCGTTCTAATATTGAAATTTACGGTGCAGATAAAGACGCTCCAAGCTTTTCTATAGACAAGTCAAAGGATATTTTGAATTTCATTTATAAAGGAGCTTTGTCTGTTTGGAAAGATTTTAAACCTAAAGAGACATTTTCGGAAGGCAGTGACTACTACGAATTTTATGATAAAAAAACTGATAACAATGGTTATTTATCAGTTTCATTTGCTAATCAGAAAATTAGTTTTGATAGGAGATATTTACAAGGCGAAACATTACTATGGTATAGATTTAATAAAGCAAAGTGTCAGTCTTTCGTATTTAGAGTAATGGACATGCTGGAGGTGTCAAAATGAAAACTAGAGATAACGATTTGAATGGCCACAATTTAGCTCCTGCTGAAACACAAGAGCAAAAAAGATGTAAATACTGTCATATTCAAGAAGATAATGACTATGATAATTTTGAGTCGTATGTGGCAGGTTTTGATTCAGAAGATGCTGGATCTATTTTTCCTGACCTTAGTTCAGTAGTGCTTCCTAAAAAAGGAATACTAGTATCATTATACTTTCCAGCTTTTGATGTACCAGACTTCATAAGTATTTCTATTAACAATTGTCCTAAATGTGGTAGAAAAATGGAGGTGTCGGAATGAGTGAAATAGCAGGCATGGCGTTAAACAGACTAATTAATGACCATGATTTCCCAATTGCAGTTAAGCGCGACATCCTAAGCAGACTTCAAAGTAATCAGCTAGGAAATAACGATGAACATGCAAAGGAAGCATATGTGTGGCAGCAAGTTAGGTACCTAGAGAATTGGTTGAAACTAAAGGGAGAATGAAGATAATGGATATTTATTTCTATTATAAGTTTTGTGAAAGTATTAATGCAGTATGGTTATTCTATTTGACAATAATATTAAGTGTGATTCTAATTATAGCTTGCTTTACTTCATATTGTCTTATTAACTTTAAAAGATTTCAAAAGCGTAAAAAGGAATACTCAGTCAAAATATTTGATTTATCTTATCACACTAGTCTTATTGAGGATCTTGAAAAATTAGGATATAAGAATACAAATTCATATATAAATACGGACTTCAATTATAAACTCGTACATGTAGATGTTACTAAAATGGAGTATTGGATGGGGTAGGAGGAAATATAAATGAACAATGAGACAATCAAAGTATCTCAAATTCGTGAATCGCTATTACTAATAATGGCTAGGAACATGACTCCAAACTTTAACGCAGTTGAAATGGACACTTTTCTCACAGAAACGGAGAGCATAATAGCGAATAATATGAAAGTGAGAGCAGGCAAGGAGAATGTGTAGAATGATATATGTAGTTTATTATCAATTTTATGATGACGTAAGAATAATACAGGCACATCGAGATGTAATTGATGCCGCCGATGAAGTTAGAGAAATGAACCTTCAAAGCACTGAAGGTACTTACTATTATGAATCAGTACGTTTATTTTAGGAGGTAAAATGATGAATTATCAATATAGAATTTGGGACAGTTATCTTGGTAGGATTTTATATGTCTTAGAGTTAAATTATATCCCTGAAGGTTTTGACAAATACAATAATTTAAGACTAAGAGTTGACTATATAAGAGCTTTAGACACCGAAAAACATGAAATACATGTGTACCAAGGTGCAGAATTAGATGAAATTGTATTAGAAAGATGTACACAGAAACAAGATAAAAATGGTAGATTATTTTATGATGGGGATATAATCAAGACAGAAAAAGGTAATTATCAGGAAGTAGTTGACTACCAAGCGGAAATTGGTGGAAAGGGAGAAAAACTAGTCAGTCAGTTCTCTGCATTCCCATTTGGGTATAATGACATGGAACTCAAGGATATCGTAACATATAAGCTATCAAAAACAGACGAGATAGTTGGTGAATATCATACCTTTAAGTTGCCAAAGGGTGTGATAGAAAATGGATGAAGTATATAATAGAATAAATTATCTGGAGAATAGGACAAATTATCTAGAGGGTATGGAAAACTTACTTTGGAATAAAACTAATACTCAAAATATTACATTTTGCAAAATAGGTGAGATTATGTCGGATGAATTTTTAGAACCCCAAAGTAAAAGAATCGCTGTTATAGCATATTTAAAAGGAGCAAATAGTGATTGGTAAAAGTTCTATTTTATAAATATAGTATTTACATTAAATAAACATAATGATATACTATTCAAGTGACAAGATGGAATATATTTAATATTATCGTCATACAAATAAACATAATGAAAGGAGCAACGAATGTGATCATGCCTAGTGTGGATTTTGCTGACAAAATTCGTGATAATTTAACAAAATATGCAGATCGAACGAAAAAATTATTTATCGAAGAGAATAATAAACTTATTAAAAAGATTCAAAGAGAAATGATTGATGCTACTTCCAAAGGACTCACAGAGATAAGAATTCCAATAGAAGACGGTTTTTTCTCACCTGAATATGACCGTGATCATAGACGTCAGCGAGTAATACAAATGATGAATAGACTTGAAGTTGTTATGCCAGAAATGACTTTTACCACGGATTACGAAAACGTATCTATACTAATTTGCAAGTTGAGTCCTGCTTTCAAAGATAAAATGACTGAAGTCGATGTAGACTATTTAAACAATTTAATATATTGTCAAGAATAAGGAGATGTAAAATGACTTTTGCAGATGAGTTATATGAAATAGCAAATAAGGTTAATTATGAATATTATAAAGATTTTGAGAAATCACCTACTTATAAAATTATAAAAGAAGAACTGATGGAATCAGCAAAAAATGGTATAAACTATATTTATTTTAATGATATTCAAAATCAAAATTTATATAATTTCGTAAAACAGAATGATAAAATTTTAATAAACAAATTAGGTATTTCTATTGAATCGCGTAAAGATAGTATCGCCAGTTGGTTTAAACTGTCTTTTAATAAAAGGGATCAATTAAGAATAATAGAAGTTCCCTTTTAAAATAAAAACCTACTTACAATTAACTGAAGGGAGGTGTATTGATACTGGAAAGTCAACATTCGCCACCATATAAATAAACATAATGAAATGTGTAGATTATAAGACAAAGATAGTTAGGCTATCAGAAAATAGGGCTTAACTGGATAAGCGAATTATTAAATTAAAAAGCTAATATAAAAATAAGGGAGAGATTTAATTATATGTTTAGTCGTTATGCAGATGTTTTATCAAATTTATCAGTTTATTCAAAAAATGTTTTTAGAAAAGGATATTTTAGTTGGTTGATTAATCAATGTAAAGGTTGGGGTAAGTTTAGTTATGGCTTAATTTTATTCAACTTTGTATTGCAAGTAATCTCGTTACTGCAATCATTTAGTGGCAGCCCACTTTTGTCAGTATTGTCGTTTATTGGTGGGAACCTGTCAGTTGCTTGCGTTGTTGGTATCTCAAATAAGTCTGGTATTCAAGGTTGGTTAGGTGCTACATCTGCAATTTGTATTGCAAGCGTAGGATTCATGGCAGGAAACTTTGCTACAGCTTGGGAACAAATCGGATACTTAATTTTCTTAGATCTATTCTGTATTCTTGACCCAAAGTGGAATGACAATATTCAAGCTGAAAAATTCAAAAATGCTTTTGAATGGGTGAAATATATTGTGTTCTTCGTAGTAGCATGGGGCGTAATCTATTATTTATTCAGTCTCACAAGTGATCCACGAGTTTTCTTGGATAGCATGAACTTGGCCATGGCTATTACTGGTTCATTATTGGAATTAAATCGGAAACGTGAGCAATATTTTGTATGGACTATTAGTTCAGTGTTTACAATTGCTCTATGGACACAAACAATGCTACAAGGAGATGGAAACTTTGCACTTATCTTTAGTTATAGCGTCTTTTTCCTAAATGACATGTATGCTTTTTTCAGTAAAAAAGGTTGGTTTCGCAAACAAGATGAAGTAGCAACAGAATCAAAATAACATATTGATCTAAGGGGCTTTATGCTCCAATACATATACAATCAACTTCACAGGAGGAATTAATTATGAATGATAATGTTGGGAAAATTAGAGTGAATCGAACGCATGGTAGGACAAGATTAGTAGGTGAAGAATTCGATATCAATAATTATATTACGATTGAAGTAGTCCAAGGCGTGGTTGAGGAAGATAGCTTAATGAAAAAAGATATTGTTCGTGGAACTACAAGAAATATTCTGACAGTTGATATGTCAGCAAGGCAATGGAGTGAATTCGTATCATCTTTTGGTGATGGTTCTGGTGTTACTTGTACTTTGTCCGAAATTGATGGGAAGAGAGTCGCTCAAGATTATATAACTCCCAATACTATTGAGCGAAGCAATCATACCATTGATGCAAATTTTGAATCATTTCAAGATGAGTATAATAAAATTTCCGACAATGTACAGGACATCTTAAAGAAAAAGTCAATTGGTAAACAAGATAAGGCAGACATACTTTATATGGTGAATAGACTAGATAATCTATCAAAAGATATGATTCCTTTTTTAAGAGAAAGATTGCGTGAGGACACAAAGAAGGTAATTTCCTCTGCTATGATACAGTTCAAAAATGATGTTAATGAATACGAAAACAATAATAAGGAGCTAGAATTAGATGGATTTGGGACTAAAAAATAGCGTAAGAGTCATAGATAAAAATGATGAAAATTACTTGTTAATTGGTAATATTATTGATGTTAATGACAAAGTATATACATTATCAATTTATACATCATTTGGAATTTTGACTAAAAAATATAGAGAAGATCAATTGGAAAAGATGATGAGTAAACTATATATTATTACTAATCGCAAAACAGGCGATATCGTTAGACGTTTTGATGCAAGGTATAAAGCCCGTGGATATATTGATGGTTTTACTGATGATGAACGTGAACAATATAGTATAACGGAAACCAATATTTAGTCAAAATATACAAATTTTTCAGCAAGAGGAGTTGATATCTACAAATGAAGAAGACGATAAAGAGGAAAGCAGCTCTTTCTCAATCAAATTATGTTTTTATTGTTATTGAAAAATATAATAATGGGACATTCGATGAATGTACTGACATACTAGGTATCTTTAGTAATCTATTTGAGGCCAGATTAATGTGTAGAAGAGAGAATCTTAGAATAGATAGTATAGATGAGAATGGGTATTATGAAGAACGAATGGAGATTTCTAATTATGGAGTTTCAATTACTAAATTACCGCTAAACAGGGTATTATATTCTGGTGGTAATGATCTAAGAGACAGTATTATTGGATTGCAGGTTGCAATTAGCTTTGATAATGACCAAGATGAATTTGGAGAATGGGAAGAAGACTGGTAGAAATAAACATATTGTAATTAGATTTTGGACATGATATAGTTAGTTATCAAGTATTACTGATAAATCAGTAAACCACTTGAACATTGCTTGTCATGGTCTGAACAGCCATGACTATTTTTGTATATACAAATACACATAATGAAATAACGGAGGAACAATATGGTAACTTTAGGCGATATTTTACAGGACACAGAAATGATTATCGGAGATAGAGGAAGTGGTAAAACATCAACTTTAATTAGAAAAGTAATTAATTATAGCAAAACACATGGTGGGATTATTGTTTTAACACATTCTAATATTGCTTTGAATTCTTTTAATAATGAGTTTCGTAAAGCGTTAGGAAAGTATCAAAACAATAGAATAGGCAAAGATGGAA
The sequence above is drawn from the Liquorilactobacillus hordei DSM 19519 genome and encodes:
- a CDS encoding YopX family protein, coding for MEEYKFRAWNKEDKEMINGVQNFLSLRYFFRDENIIVEQFTGLKDKNGKEIYEGDIIKYKNFSGEILYLTVKWSQEDACFYTGGVRIDYVIRKGEVVGDIHNNYDLLEVSK
- a CDS encoding DUF6877 family protein encodes the protein MSEIAGMALNRLINDHDFPIAVKRDILSRLQSNQLGNNDEHAKEAYVWQQVRYLENWLKLKGE
- the pnuC gene encoding nicotinamide riboside transporter PnuC; amino-acid sequence: MFSRYADVLSNLSVYSKNVFRKGYFSWLINQCKGWGKFSYGLILFNFVLQVISLLQSFSGSPLLSVLSFIGGNLSVACVVGISNKSGIQGWLGATSAICIASVGFMAGNFATAWEQIGYLIFLDLFCILDPKWNDNIQAEKFKNAFEWVKYIVFFVVAWGVIYYLFSLTSDPRVFLDSMNLAMAITGSLLELNRKREQYFVWTISSVFTIALWTQTMLQGDGNFALIFSYSVFFLNDMYAFFSKKGWFRKQDEVATESK